Part of the Falco naumanni isolate bFalNau1 chromosome 3, bFalNau1.pat, whole genome shotgun sequence genome is shown below.
CGCCTTGCTAAGTCAAGACGCGGAGGCTGCTGTGCACTGGCTGTCTTTTCTCCCTGCCCAGGTAAGTCACGATGGTGATGGTAAGATACAGAACGGCATTTTCTAACCAAGACCCCAACAAACTAATAGTCACCCAGGAACAAAGTAGTTCTCCTGTTTTACTCAGGGAAGCACTGGGATGCTAACATACCCAGTGCACAGACTCGACCCCGCTTCACCAAATCCTCCCCTGCAAAGGGCTCCCCAAGAACAGAGCATCCCCCAGCCAGgacctccagcagcaccaagaGGCTCACACACACAGTGAGGATGGCCTGTATTTGCCCACTTTGGGTTCTCTACAGGAGGGGCCTCGCCGAGCAGGGAGATGGTGGCCATAAAGGGGGTGACCAGCGGCACCCTGGGCTCACCCAAACACCGGAGCTGCCACTGCCAGACACAAAGCTCTTcttgctgctcctctgctgagtacccccccaccagctcccacctCGCCAGACAAGGTGATGCAGAATGCCTGGTGCTCACAGTTCCTATCCATAAAATTGGGgtgaaaatgttcatttttgcTGTGGAGGGATGGGATGAGAGATTGTTTTTCTCGGTGCTCCTAACCCACACCTCATATCCAGTCGCAGGGCTGGCCCCTGCTGGATTCAGTTTGGTTCAATGCTCAGGCACAAGACAGGGAAATTGGTGCTGTCCTACATCGGTTACGGCTGCTGCTGCGGCTTGGGAGGATCCAAACAGCTGCTGGATGCGACTGACTGGTGAGCTGGGACCTGGTGAAGGCAGAgtgggtgcccccagccctcctcgCCTCCCTTTCCCTGCATACAGCAAGGGGAATGCTTGCCCCTCTCCTGGGAGCCAAGATAGCAACACAAAACCCATTGCTCGTCCTTAAAACCTCTTTAAAAGTTGCTTAGTAGCATAGCTGATGGGAACGGCGTGCATCGGTGcttcttctgcctttgcagtGCTAGGCAGGGACGCACCGGGGTCCCACCGCCACCCCGGCTCACTGCAGCACCCACCAGTGCTCTGCAAAGCCGctgcagaagagcaaagcaatGAGAGCTGCGCTGACGACGCCAGAAAGGCACGTGTCACCCTCCCTTGCTCCTACAGCGCAGGCAGTGCTGAGGAGAACAAGGCTTGACCTAACCTGGACACAAACCCAAGGTGTTTCTCCCGGGGGCTGGTCCCCACCACAGCATCATCCCCACTGCTGCCCGTCCTGCCCTGACACAACCTTGGGCTCCCAGGTGCTGCCATGCCCACGACTGCTGCTACCTGCCACTGCCCTGCCCTCGCCGCAGCCCCAGAGATCACGTACACCTGCTTCAGCCAGGGAAGCCGGATCACCTGCGGTAAGAGACAGTGGGTCACAGCGCGCAGGCAGGCACGACCACCCACGCTCTCGGGGGCTCACTCGATCAGAGATGTCCTCTAGACCATCCTGGGTTGAAAACTGCTTGCTGGGAAGGGGTAGAAATGAGGGGAAAAGTGCCAGGTATAGggcaaacattttatttgctagGACAACGGTGAAGTTTAGAGCTTGCAGACCTCCCAGAGGAGGGGGCTTGCTGTTGTGGAGCGGGCAGGTACTGAGGTGACCGTCCCACTTTGGACAGGGACCTGGCCCTGCCATCCTGGTCTTCCCAGAACAAACGCTGCTGTTTCATGGCGAGCGGATAGAGACAAAGCACTTCCCCGTGATCAAAGCAAAGATCTACACATACATGGTCAGATAAAGTCAATTAAATGGTCCTTCCAGGGCTACGCGTGGTTCACAGCCAGGTGGCTCCATGCCCCAGGGGAAAGGGGGGCCTACCCGAGACCCCCCACTTCAACGTGGGGGCTGCTTACGCCTGACAGACAGCCCCTGCCCCTCGTACCCCTTGCCTGACACCATCCCCCTGGATTTCCTTCCAGGATCCAGGACTCTGTGCAAAAGACGGAGCTGGGAGCGCGACAGGCTGCGACTTTGACAAGAATCACCCCAACCTTCTGCGCGAGGCCCCCgtgccctcctgccagccccccaggctCCACACCCCAGAAACTGGGGGGCCACCCCCCATGCGGTCAGGCTCCGACACCTTTCACCGGAGCTGGTGCACAGGGAAAAGCCGAACCCCCACAGTGAAATGAATCATAAACCCAAAGGAATctctgcaaacaaaaccaaatgttcAAAGGCAGCCTGAAGGATTTGTGTTCCAGGAATCGCTGGTGGAAGGGGTGGGAAACAGCATGGAGCTTCACGGCTGATTTTctgaagtaaatatttatgcatacatgcagttttgcatttttttcttaaaatacgTTTACCAACAGTGACATCCGAGCAGCCAACTGCTAAATCTTAAGagcttcagagagaaaaagaaaattatcaacaaactgagcagctgctgcagcctgactCCAAACCCAGCTCCCCTCAGGGAGCTTGGCCACaacacagccccagcccactCCTAACGACTATTTAAGTAATTAATACTCACGAAAGCTGTGGGGgagtgtggtggtggtggtctcAGAGGTTTGGGGTGGCTTTTTCTTGTTCCCTATCTCCAGCAAGTCTTTGTAGGGCCAGAGGCGCAGCGCTGGTCTCAGGCTGCGGCCCCTGTCCCCCACCACAGCTGCACACCATCTGCAATTAGCCCTAATGAGCCAGCGCCAgctgcccctcacccctccGGTTTTAATGCCACCTCCGGAGATGTGCTTTGCAGCTTCAGAGCGGGGAGGGTCCTAAAATAAAGGTGCTTTAGGGGTGTTTTTGAAGAGTTTCACTTCAGCACAAAGGGCTCCTGCCTGACTCCATTAAGCATCACGAGCATCGTCCTGGCCCCTTCCTCACACTCCCTACGGCAAACACTGTGTCTTCACAACTCCAAAACGCTCATTTCTACTTTTACTCATTTTCTGGTGCCATTCACTCAAGGGCTTTGGGATGCGGGAGGGGAGAGCTCTGCTCCAGGCAGCACCAAGGAACCATCACACAGCTCAACACAGCACAAACCATCTCCGTTTTGTAGGAGGCTGGAGCACGGGTCACATCAGCCAccatttcccccccttcctGCAGCTTCCAAAGCCTGTGAAAGCTGGCAGGTGAACATACACCCCAGCAGCTGGATCGCATCCCCAGGAAGGGTTCAGGTTGTGCAGACTCCTTCAAATAATTGGAAATTTTTGCCTTCAGCCCTCAGCACACCCCATATGCACGACTCCATTTGCATAGTTCGGCTGGCAGACCTTTGCAATATTTATTGCGCTTGGCAtgcaaaaagcagaggaggTTTGGTAACAGAAACGAGTGTCcggagggggaaaggagaagaaaactcTTGTGTAGTTTCAACAGATgccaacagaaaaggaaggcgCCTTCTGAGAGCACTGCAGATGCAGGTGCCATGGATGACGTGGCTTCTGTGGCTGTTCAGACACTGCAGATGAGGCCAAGCTGCtaaataaaccaaaaagcaaCTCTCCCAAGAAGAAACAAGGAGTAGCACAAGCAGAAGAGCTCTCCCATCCACAGCAAGGCCAAGACACACTTACAGACATCAGACAGAAGCTGGCTAAATGCTTAACACTTCCAGTTCAAGTGAACTCTGTACCTACAGGGGCAGGATCTAGAAAAAGTCTAGGGAAGACGATGGTAGATGGGATTcagagaaagcagctttctaCATCGTCCTGCTCCGTATTCACCTTTGAGAGGCTGGCAGTGACCCTGCCAGTGCCGCAGCAGTCAAAGCACGCTCCTGGCCCTCTGCCCACTTGTGACCTTTGAAGATGTAAGCTAGCAGCTAGTAACAAACAGCAATCCTCCCCAAATACCGAGGGAACGGGCAGTGCTTATTGTCCCATGACCGCATATTATGAAGCACAGTTAGCTCCACCAAAGAGTAAACACAAGCTATGAATCATGTTTCTCTCTTGCTTCTTGCCTTCGTTTCTCCTGCAAGGAAAATCCACGACCTGTTTCCAAAGCAGATTCTCTGCATAAAAGCAAGTTCCCAGAGGAACACTGCGTAAGGAttccacagaaaaaacaatttcaaaaggGCACGTCGAAATTTCTACAGCTAAAGGAAAAATCGAAAACAGCCAAACCCAAAGTTTTAATATCTTTGGATAAAAAAATGCTCGTGCAGGTACAAAGCTATCCtggcaaaaataaagagaatttGATTGGTGTAACAAGGCATAGGAGCCCAGCACACTAAGAGTTTATTTTAATCATATTATACttggaaacaaaagcattttcagccACAGGTATCAAGAGGCCATGAGCTGAAGGCcagcctcttcctctgctccgtaagtggtgctgctgctgcaggcctGCCTGTTCAGCCCGCACGGGTGAGCTTAGGTCTGCCTGGGCCCTTCATACCCACAGAAGGCTCAGCTACAGGGCAGCTCCCCTCACATCTCCTCATGCTCCAAGCACCAACAATCCTTTTATCAGCTCTGgctcaggaagacaaaaaaaaacacaacaacactTCATTGAGATCAAACATCTTATTTGTAGCACACAACTGCAAATTCTTATTATCTTTGCAAACCTGCGGAACGCACCCACCTTTCAAATCAAGATACAGCTGGGCAAGACAGAGGTGACACTTTAACCTGAACTGCCTTGCTGTGCCCACTGTTTTCAACTCGGCACACTGGCAAAGTGACTTCTACTTTCTCTCTGTTAAGCTCTGACTTGGCATTCTTTCCACTCCCCTAAAACTGACTGTCTGGAGGAAAAAGGATTCCTGGAAGCTACATCACTAACAACAGGCTATCTAAGCTTGGCACAAAATGGGTTTTACCAAAGTCATTTTCCACTTCAACAATGGTACTGTGAATTCAAGGCTGATCCATGCTCTTCCTACCTACGATGAAATACTACTCAGACTTCCCTCTGCAGCATTTAGTCACGTTTACCACCAGCACCTAAAGCAGCACATAATCCACTGCTTCACTTGCCAGGTACTATGTCCCACCACAAAGCCTAAAAGCTGCTGtgtattactttttatttccacCAAGCTCATTACAGGAACCAAAGGAACTTCTTCAGCAGCATTAAACCCTGTTGTACCTGCACACCACCAGTACCCAAAGTGGAgctcctttctttttattcttcaaataCTCTTGATAAACAGTAGCAGAGCGTAACTAGTACTAGCTCAGATCTTGGcagttcacaaaaaaaaaaaaaaaaaaaaaaaaaaaaaaaaaaaaaaaaaaaggcatttatatTTCTGTGCTGATTTGGAAACTTCACAGAATGAatagatttttcaaaagcaacattCCTTACTTTTGAGAAATCTATTTCATCTCTGCCCTGGCTGATGAGATGTCTCCTGTTATCTATTTCTGTGTAAGTGCACATGTGCTTGATACAAATCCAAAAACCTGAGTGAAGCTGAAATACTGCAAGCCATATATCAAGGGCCAAGTCCCACAGCCCTTATGCTTCAGTCGAAATGCGTAGTCCTATAGTGGAAAGCATCACCGGATTCAAGCTGTACCTTCTACAGTACTTGGTGACCTTACCAAAGAGGaatttaagatgaaaaaagtCCTACCCTGGAAAAACTTTGATTTATGAAGAGTGAAACAGGCAGGGCTCCCAATGATCACTGCTACTTGGAAGCTTGTTCCCAGGGCTCTGGATCCTTTGGCTATACTGATTTCATTTGGAGACTGATGGCTGTCAAGTTCCTGGCTTGGACTAAAGCTCTGAAGTAGCCCAAAACCTCCAGAGTATGGCAAAGGAGATGAGATTCCAAATGTCCAAGTAACAACATTTAACAGAAATCTCATGCCTGCTCAGGTCGCATTTTACGACGTCATTAGACTTCATCAGATTGGATTAATTGGCTCTATGGTCTCATGAgttcattggcattattattcttttttctcccctacaGGTCTCATCAGCTAGCAAACGAGCTGATCCCAAACTTAAGCTAGAAGCAAACATGGATGCAGCAATCCCATTCTCCCTTCACGTACTAATCACTTCTGGAACAGCCTAGTGCAACACGAGCAGTTCTAGTTAGATTAAAAACTTATCACTGCATCCTCTAGTTAGACTAAAAACCTATCACTGCATTCTtccatgggaaagaaaagagaaatgtcaTGTTTGATATGGTATTGGCTGATACACCTAGCTCTGGAAGGGATTCTGTTCACTTAcattatttaaatagaaaaaaaaaacccaccaaaacccacccaccATGTTCCTGAGTTGACAATTGTTAAGCTTTCCCTGacagcaaagtaaaataaagctCCTCCAAGCAATACCAAGTAAAAacttgctattaaaaaaaaataatctaagcaTATCAAGAGATGTCAAAGCAAATCTGACACTACTGTGTGAAGAAAAGGTTCTCGCCTTTATCTAACTccaaaattataaaaacatgTCTctacattttgttattttcaaacAACTCTTCTCACACAGAAGCCAATACAGAATTACCAAGTAACTGTTGGCCCCACAACTGAAGAAACAGGAAGGTCACAGGTGCTTGGAGatctctgcagaaacagattttaacaTAATAGGTGCTTGGAGATTTGCTTAAGGGAAATTTTGTCTTAAtcagttttatttgcttttctcaccaaggcACTCAGAACACATTCGCTCATATGTTTAGGGCTGCCATGGCCTTCACCAAGGTGACGTGGTTGTTTGAGTCTGTGTCTCTCCTGCTGCTATCTGCACAGTTACTCTTGTTGGCCAAGACCTTTTGTCGGTGCCTTTCTTCCTGCCGCTTCTTCTCCACACgctgctgttctttcttttgtttttttgatacctgaaagggaaggatgaaaacagagatgaaagcacacttttttttttctgtgcagttgaggaaaaataatacaCTGTAAAGGAGACAAGCAGATATCAAAGCAGTGGCCAGAGAATGTTTATTCCAAACTACTTATCAGGACTTTTGCGTCATTTTGGGAAGACTGCCACATGTCACTATTAAGTGTTTGAGAAATCACAGCTGTAGCAGCAACAAAATCCAGTAGGAAGAAGCTCTTTTTAATTCAAAGGAAAGGGCAGTTGCTGATTAAACAATCCTAAGCATTCCCCTGATCATGAAAGGGCGTGCAAATCACTGCCAAACCACACTTCACATACCTTTGGGTTTCTGCTAGCTCGATTCTCTTCATCGGATCTAGCCTGTCCTTTGTTGTTTTCTATTTCACCTTGCTGCAAGCTCCGATTTCCCAAGATTCTTGAAccacttccattttcttcccaCAGAGTTCTGCTACACGATTTCTGATCTTTGCTCGGGGGATCATGCTGCTCTTCAGTACCTACCAATAACAGAATTCTTTCTCAGACACACTCTATGCAGAAGCAGTCTCACTGTCAGCCAATTTCTTCTGCCATAATTTCTGCAACAGTGGTTTTTTTGGAAGCTGGATTGAATGTGCTCTCACTAACAACCTGCCTGAGCACAGAAAGGCTGAGGTGGGAGCACAGCCAACAGCAAGCTCCAACTCCTACTGTCCGTGTTGAACTGCTGTTTACAGTGAACACTAACATCAGACAGCGCTCTTCTGAAGCATCACATGACAAACTCTGTGTACTTACTGATTCTTTCCACTTCGTTCACTTGAAAGATGGCAAATATTGCAGATTCTATATTGTAGTCTTCCACTTCCAGAATCTGGCTTACTAAATCAGTGTCCTGTCCACAAGATGAGAAAGATAACACTGAAGAGAGCTCAAATCACTGACATACACTGATTTAACAACCATCTGCACCACTGAGAGGGGGCTGCTGTCTGCTTTCAATTAGCCTGCattccatttctgaaaaaggtgagggggaaaaaaaaagactttaaatcCTGAAGATACCAGGAAAAAGGAACGTGCTGTTTCAGTGTAACTGTTTCACTGGGAACTGTTTCAGTCTGCAGGAACCACACAGGCTACCCAGTGACAACCGCCAAGTTAGCTAGTCATTTGGGATGTTCAAGTACAGACATCCTCAAAGGATTTCAAATCTTACAGAATTTGtttcaaagtgatttttctgagaTGTTGCAAGACAAACCTGCCAAAATTATTAGGTATCCATACAGAGCACCTTTCACCTGCATTTAAGGGTTGAGTCTAGGATGAAATGCATCCGGATTTATGGCTGCAGTGCTGAAATTATTCAAGATGAGTATTTTTTTATGATTCTTCCCAAGGCAACTTTCATGTATCAAGAAGGTTTGAACATTAAGCACAAAAAGGCTACTCAATACTTACTGAACATCCAGTTGCATTACACACTTTTTGTACAGCATCATCCATTTCAATTTCAATCTCATCTTCAGAGTCACCCTTCTGCGGCTTCAGTTCCTCCTCCTTGTTTGAATCATTTTTGCAAAGCatctgcaagaaaagcaaagatcaGCAGATCACACAAGCATGCAGCGATTTCATGATATGCAGTAAAAAAACATCTGACATCATAATGAATTTAATTATTATGGCACACTTGTCTCAGAAATATCCTCTGCCAAAGCATCTTGGAAATTGTGTAACTTCATCactgacaccatttcccacGACTCATACGCTACTGAGCAAGCTCTCACATACTACAAAATTGTGCATACCTGTAAATAATCACTggctttttaaatgcagtatttacCTTATTACAATACCACACATTACACAGTTGTGTGCAGAGAATCTCAAGGACAGCACAGCTTACTCCTTAACTTGAAAAAGTGAGATATGAAGAGGACAATTGTATCCAGCCGTTGCCTTTCCAGCTCtgtcctcccttccctttgtttCTGCATTCAAGGTGCATAAGTATGTAACTTAGATGAAGTTGCTTCAAGACTTCTACAGCTCATATCACAGCAGCAGATTTGGGATTGATTTCCAGCCCAGTAATTTAAACACTTCACAGCCTGTCTCAGGACAGCAGGCAGCACTACTTACAACGACCTCAGGGGCTTTCCTATGCCCAGCGTGACACAGAGACCAAACTCTCAGTCTCGATgcaaatgagaaaggaaatgaactggtaatttttatctcttttatttattaccCACAGCTGACTCAGGTTGTTCTGCCATAACCAACCTCCATCTGAAGATATGCTGGAGCTTCAGAATCGTCATTGATTCTCCTCACACTGTCATAGTGCTCTCCATAACGATATGCAATATGCAGCTCCCTCACGTTATTTTTATCTGTGCCCCGAatctaaataaaagaaacaaattgcaAATGAGCATTTGGAATCAACTTCAGCATCgtatttttcaaagtattatttt
Proteins encoded:
- the OTUD3 gene encoding OTU domain-containing protein 3 isoform X2 translates to MRESWRSRASNCLFRALGDQLEGHSRNHLRHRQETVDYMIKQREDFEPFVEDDVPFEKHVTNLAKPGTFAGNDAIVAFARNNQMNVVIHQLNAPLWQIRGTDKNNVRELHIAYRYGEHYDSVRRINDDSEAPAYLQMEMLCKNDSNKEEELKPQKGDSEDEIEIEMDDAVQKVCNATGCSDTDLVSQILEVEDYNIESAIFAIFQVNEVERISTEEQHDPPSKDQKSCSRTLWEENGSGSRILGNRSLQQGEIENNKGQARSDEENRASRNPKVSKKQKKEQQRVEKKRQEERHRQKVLANKSNCADSSRRDTDSNNHVTLVKAMAALNI
- the OTUD3 gene encoding OTU domain-containing protein 3 isoform X1, with the translated sequence MSRKQAAKARPAAGARKVRRPRQPSAGPAPDPAPGGGGLARQLRALGLKLREVPGDGNCLFRALGDQLEGHSRNHLRHRQETVDYMIKQREDFEPFVEDDVPFEKHVTNLAKPGTFAGNDAIVAFARNNQMNVVIHQLNAPLWQIRGTDKNNVRELHIAYRYGEHYDSVRRINDDSEAPAYLQMEMLCKNDSNKEEELKPQKGDSEDEIEIEMDDAVQKVCNATGCSDTDLVSQILEVEDYNIESAIFAIFQVNEVERISTEEQHDPPSKDQKSCSRTLWEENGSGSRILGNRSLQQGEIENNKGQARSDEENRASRNPKVSKKQKKEQQRVEKKRQEERHRQKVLANKSNCADSSRRDTDSNNHVTLVKAMAALNI